One part of the Terrimicrobium sacchariphilum genome encodes these proteins:
- the dnaA gene encoding chromosomal replication initiator protein DnaA gives MTSNCGQNWSSISEVIRQRISADGYERWFHGVDIVSDDGIRMVLSVPNPIHQFFIESNYLPLVQDAATEVLGSARKIQFVAPSREDGAAMAANSAAPQEAPAPKVTVRERPSAPASSGVSGSASGLNSRNTFETFVVGSNNQFAHGAAIAVAKSPAKTYNPFFVYGGSGLGKTHLLQSIGHYVLANQKSARVVYLSSEQFTNEFIDAIQHGTLVKFRKKYRQADVLMIDDIQFLAGKERSQEEFFHTFNTLHDGHKQIVLSSDRPASEIEKLEQRLVSRFEWGMTAELQPPDMETRIAILKKKAEGLHINVEPWVIEFLADRIRNNVRRLEGALMRVASYKSLSDREISRDVIENLLRDIFQEQARRAVTIEQIQRKVAEHYDVRLADMTSKRRPANIAFPRQVAMYLARELTNSSLNDIGDAFGGKDHGTVIHACKLIKRRIDEDEKTRHTIKMLDSQLQR, from the coding sequence ATGACATCGAATTGCGGGCAGAATTGGTCATCGATCTCCGAGGTGATCCGCCAGCGCATCAGCGCCGACGGGTACGAGCGCTGGTTTCATGGCGTGGATATCGTGAGTGACGACGGCATCCGCATGGTGCTGAGCGTGCCAAACCCGATTCACCAGTTTTTCATCGAAAGCAACTACCTGCCTCTCGTGCAGGACGCGGCCACCGAAGTGCTCGGTTCGGCGCGGAAAATCCAATTTGTCGCTCCCAGTCGGGAGGATGGCGCGGCCATGGCAGCGAACTCTGCGGCACCCCAGGAGGCTCCGGCTCCCAAGGTGACCGTACGTGAGCGCCCCTCGGCCCCGGCTTCCTCCGGTGTGAGCGGATCTGCCAGTGGTTTGAATTCTCGCAATACTTTTGAAACCTTCGTCGTTGGCTCCAACAACCAGTTCGCGCATGGCGCGGCCATTGCGGTAGCCAAATCCCCGGCGAAAACCTACAATCCGTTCTTCGTCTACGGCGGCAGCGGACTGGGCAAGACCCACCTCCTGCAATCCATCGGCCACTACGTGCTGGCCAACCAGAAATCGGCTCGCGTCGTGTATCTTTCGAGCGAGCAATTCACCAACGAATTCATCGACGCCATCCAGCACGGCACGCTGGTGAAGTTCCGCAAGAAGTATCGTCAGGCGGACGTGCTGATGATCGACGACATCCAGTTCCTCGCGGGCAAGGAGCGCTCGCAGGAGGAGTTTTTCCATACTTTCAACACCCTGCACGATGGGCACAAGCAGATCGTGCTCTCCAGCGACCGTCCTGCCAGCGAGATCGAGAAGCTCGAGCAGCGTCTGGTTTCCCGCTTTGAGTGGGGCATGACGGCGGAGCTACAGCCCCCGGATATGGAAACCCGGATCGCCATTCTGAAAAAGAAGGCGGAGGGTCTTCACATCAATGTCGAGCCCTGGGTGATCGAGTTCCTCGCCGACCGCATTCGCAATAACGTGCGACGCCTGGAAGGCGCGCTTATGAGGGTGGCCTCGTACAAGTCCCTGAGCGATCGCGAGATCAGCCGGGACGTGATCGAGAACCTGCTGCGCGACATCTTCCAGGAACAGGCGCGTCGTGCGGTGACGATCGAGCAGATCCAGCGCAAGGTGGCCGAGCACTATGACGTGCGCCTGGCCGACATGACGAGCAAGCGCCGCCCGGCGAATATCGCCTTCCCGCGCCAGGTCGCCATGTATCTCGCCCGTGAACTGACGAACTCCTCGCTCAACGACATTGGCGACGCCTTCGGCGGCAAGGATCACGGTACCGTGATTCATGCCTGCAAGCTGATCAAGCGCCGCATCGATGAGGACGAGAAGACTCGTCACACGATCAAGATGCTGGACAGCCAGCTCCAGCGATAG
- a CDS encoding sodium:solute symporter, whose protein sequence is MSGASGWGLAIDGVVILLYFLVIVGIGLYAGRNNKSLQDFALGGHKIPWWAVLASIVAAETSAATFLGTPAEGFKTRSFAYAQLAIGTVLARIIIAWLFIAPYFRYKVQSIYEFLTIRFGPRTKDTASSIFLLGRVLGIGVRLYLGGVILVVIWRFLFPGAPVTLETYFWGIVFITLVTTFYTAIGGIKAVVWTDLIQACLMLGAVVFALFTILNHIPGGLGEVHRQLSTQDTSMFQTGWDAAKPFGDALRGMLENPYTIMAALIGSTFLTMATHGTDQDMVQRMLTAENVAKSRFSLVLSGLADIPIVLAFLGVGMLLWVRYQVTPDSSLPSAHNEVFAYYIIHEMPVGIRGIIIAGVFATMMGSTSAALNALATAFIRDFYQPYIRPQATEQQSIRAARISTAVFGLLMILVATGAAYTVLETNITIIPLALGVLGYGYGSLLGVFLLGVLTEKRGNDVANVVAMLLGVVAVLFLGKVNLPGVSLHFQPDLHFQPVNWDFGTLMPAWWPAIAWPYYVFIGCTVTFLLAILFPRRESDPAQL, encoded by the coding sequence ATGAGTGGCGCAAGCGGCTGGGGACTCGCCATCGATGGCGTTGTCATCCTTCTGTACTTTCTCGTCATCGTCGGCATCGGCCTTTACGCCGGACGTAATAACAAGAGCTTGCAGGATTTTGCCCTGGGCGGGCACAAGATCCCGTGGTGGGCCGTACTCGCGTCGATCGTTGCTGCCGAGACGAGCGCAGCGACGTTCCTGGGCACGCCGGCGGAAGGATTCAAAACACGGAGTTTTGCCTACGCGCAGCTCGCTATCGGAACGGTCCTCGCCCGCATCATCATCGCGTGGCTCTTCATCGCTCCTTATTTCCGGTACAAGGTGCAGAGCATCTACGAATTTCTCACGATTCGTTTCGGACCGCGTACGAAGGATACGGCAAGCAGCATTTTCCTCCTTGGTCGCGTCCTGGGTATCGGGGTGCGTCTGTATCTCGGGGGGGTGATTCTCGTGGTGATCTGGAGATTCCTTTTCCCGGGCGCGCCGGTGACTCTGGAGACCTATTTCTGGGGCATCGTTTTCATCACGCTGGTCACGACCTTTTACACCGCGATCGGGGGAATCAAAGCCGTCGTCTGGACCGATCTCATTCAGGCCTGCCTCATGCTGGGGGCGGTGGTTTTTGCCCTCTTTACCATCCTGAATCACATTCCCGGCGGCCTCGGCGAGGTCCATCGGCAGCTTTCAACTCAGGATACCTCGATGTTCCAGACGGGCTGGGATGCCGCCAAGCCCTTTGGCGACGCCCTGAGGGGGATGCTGGAGAATCCCTATACGATCATGGCCGCGCTCATTGGCTCGACCTTTCTGACAATGGCCACCCATGGCACGGACCAGGACATGGTGCAGCGCATGCTGACAGCGGAAAACGTGGCAAAGTCGCGTTTCAGCCTCGTCTTGAGCGGGCTCGCCGATATTCCGATCGTGCTCGCCTTTCTTGGCGTGGGCATGCTCCTGTGGGTCAGATATCAGGTGACGCCCGACTCCTCGCTCCCTTCGGCGCACAACGAGGTTTTTGCGTACTACATCATTCACGAGATGCCGGTGGGCATCCGGGGGATTATTATCGCAGGCGTTTTTGCCACCATGATGGGGTCCACCTCGGCCGCGCTCAATGCGCTGGCCACGGCCTTTATCCGCGACTTTTATCAGCCCTACATTCGGCCCCAAGCCACCGAGCAGCAGTCGATCCGGGCCGCTCGTATCTCGACAGCGGTTTTCGGCCTTTTGATGATCCTCGTCGCCACGGGCGCGGCCTACACCGTGCTGGAGACGAATATCACGATCATTCCTCTTGCGCTCGGGGTCCTCGGTTACGGATACGGATCGCTCCTCGGCGTGTTTCTCCTTGGCGTTTTGACTGAGAAGCGGGGAAATGACGTGGCCAATGTTGTCGCGATGCTCCTCGGGGTGGTTGCCGTGCTGTTCCTCGGCAAGGTCAATCTGCCTGGGGTGAGCCTCCACTTTCAGCCCGATCTCCATTTTCAGCCGGTGAACTGGGACTTTGGCACCCTGATGCCTGCCTGGTGGCCTGCCATCGCATGGCCCTACTACGTCTTCATCGGCTGCACGGTGACTTTCCTTCTGGCAATCCTCTTTCCACGTCGAGAGAGCGATCCGGCCCAACTTTGA
- the argA gene encoding amino-acid N-acetyltransferase, whose product MNVSDLREILQYVPRFRERVFVIAIDGEVAASDNFPNILLDLAVLRSLSIKVVLVHGAAHQITELAAARGVKLSNADGTGVTDTATLQVSIDAAIRLTNEIMEGLSAVDLRAAYINAMIAHPAGILGGVDQQYTGRVERVDVKALKLLLDEGICPIIPPLGFDGEGRTFRVNSDAAAVEVAEELGASKIIYLAPHSAFAGEGLPRQVSVAETNDLLKRRKDDLAPSIWSKLDCAARACVQGVLRVHVLDGSVNEALLTEIFSHEGFGTMVYSNEYQQIRRIFKKDVRAVMSLIRQSVKNEELVRRTRTEITEKIEDYWLLEVDRTPVACVALHVYPEDASGELACLYVSKTHENQGYGRKLMAFVENIAREKGLKRIFALSTQAVHYLQQKGGFVEVAPERLPAVRRIKYETSGRNSRVLEKIFSA is encoded by the coding sequence GTGAACGTCTCCGATCTCCGCGAAATTCTCCAGTATGTCCCTCGCTTCCGCGAGCGGGTGTTCGTCATTGCCATCGATGGCGAAGTGGCGGCCTCCGATAATTTTCCCAACATCCTGCTGGATCTGGCGGTGCTGCGATCCTTGAGCATCAAGGTGGTGCTCGTCCATGGCGCGGCCCACCAGATCACCGAGCTGGCGGCGGCGCGAGGGGTCAAGTTAAGCAATGCCGATGGTACGGGGGTGACCGACACGGCAACTCTCCAGGTGAGCATCGACGCGGCGATCCGGCTGACGAACGAGATCATGGAGGGGCTTTCCGCCGTGGACCTGCGGGCCGCCTACATCAACGCCATGATCGCCCATCCCGCCGGCATCCTCGGCGGCGTCGACCAGCAATATACCGGGCGGGTGGAGCGCGTGGACGTGAAGGCGCTCAAGCTCCTGCTTGATGAAGGTATTTGCCCGATCATCCCACCGCTCGGGTTCGACGGCGAGGGTCGGACATTCCGGGTGAACTCCGATGCAGCCGCCGTGGAGGTGGCCGAGGAGCTCGGAGCTTCGAAGATCATTTATCTCGCGCCGCACTCCGCCTTTGCGGGAGAGGGGCTGCCGCGGCAGGTTTCCGTGGCGGAGACCAATGACCTGCTCAAGCGGCGGAAGGACGACCTTGCGCCCAGCATCTGGTCGAAACTCGACTGCGCCGCCCGCGCCTGCGTGCAGGGCGTACTGCGCGTCCACGTGCTCGATGGTAGCGTGAACGAGGCGCTGCTTACGGAGATTTTCAGCCACGAGGGCTTCGGCACCATGGTGTATTCCAACGAATACCAGCAGATCCGCCGGATTTTCAAAAAGGACGTCCGGGCCGTGATGTCACTCATCCGGCAATCGGTGAAGAATGAGGAACTCGTTCGGCGCACACGTACCGAAATCACAGAGAAGATCGAAGATTACTGGCTGCTCGAGGTCGACCGGACCCCGGTGGCCTGTGTGGCCCTGCATGTCTACCCCGAGGACGCGTCGGGAGAGCTGGCCTGCCTCTACGTGAGCAAGACGCATGAGAACCAGGGCTACGGGCGCAAGCTCATGGCCTTCGTTGAGAACATCGCCCGGGAAAAGGGCCTCAAGCGCATCTTCGCCCTTTCGACCCAGGCGGTGCATTACCTCCAGCAAAAAGGCGGTTTCGTGGAAGTTGCGCCGGAGCGGCTGCCTGCCGTGCGGAGGATCAAGTATGAAACCAGCGGGCGAAACTCCCGCGTATTGGAGAAGATCTTCTCGGCATGA
- a CDS encoding alpha/beta fold hydrolase — protein MNFWKRKPVLGIGIGVGVMGAVALAVRYGMRRTPREPIPDDISPAIFATRVASTSHGEMVYHISGSGEPLVFLHGIYLGASSYEWSKVYPHFTMGHEVIVPDLVGFGESERPGVPMDATDYAESLAEFLLETCPGRQPVIVASGLTAGIALLLASRHPERISRLVVLLPTGLKESGKWRAAGMVALVGLPGLNRFVYQNYLSRPPFIRGWLSRFALGDPSRVNEEMVRVLSTCARQAGAEHAIFGFLRGRLAFDIESRLSRVLHPVTILWPDKATGFPIETGLEIAKKIENVRMVQVPDCGILAALEAPERITELLTSEIDGDFRLEGVA, from the coding sequence GTGAACTTCTGGAAGCGAAAGCCGGTGCTGGGGATAGGCATCGGAGTGGGCGTGATGGGTGCGGTGGCGCTGGCAGTGCGATATGGCATGCGGCGAACCCCGCGCGAACCCATCCCCGACGATATTTCGCCTGCCATCTTTGCCACCCGAGTGGCGAGCACATCGCATGGCGAGATGGTTTATCACATTTCCGGTTCCGGGGAGCCTCTGGTATTTTTGCACGGCATCTATCTCGGTGCATCGTCGTACGAGTGGAGCAAGGTGTACCCGCATTTCACCATGGGTCATGAGGTGATCGTCCCGGATCTGGTCGGCTTTGGAGAAAGCGAGCGGCCCGGCGTACCGATGGACGCCACGGACTACGCCGAGAGCCTGGCTGAGTTCCTGCTCGAGACATGTCCCGGTCGTCAGCCCGTGATCGTCGCCAGTGGATTGACGGCAGGCATCGCGTTGCTGCTCGCCTCGCGCCATCCCGAGCGCATCTCGCGCCTTGTCGTACTGCTGCCTACAGGATTGAAGGAATCCGGCAAATGGCGCGCCGCCGGCATGGTGGCGCTGGTCGGTCTGCCTGGCTTGAACCGCTTTGTTTATCAGAATTATCTTTCGCGTCCGCCATTCATCCGGGGATGGCTTTCCCGTTTTGCCCTGGGCGATCCTTCACGGGTGAATGAGGAGATGGTGCGCGTGCTTTCCACCTGCGCCCGGCAGGCGGGAGCCGAACATGCGATTTTTGGATTTTTGCGCGGGCGGCTGGCCTTTGACATCGAGTCAAGGTTGAGCCGGGTGCTGCATCCCGTGACGATCCTTTGGCCGGACAAGGCGACGGGATTTCCCATCGAGACTGGATTGGAGATTGCAAAAAAGATTGAGAACGTGCGGATGGTGCAGGTGCCGGATTGCGGCATTCTGGCAGCCTTGGAGGCTCCCGAGCGCATCACGGAACTCCTGACTTCCGAGATTGATGGTGACTTTCGGCTTGAGGGTGTGGCCTGA
- a CDS encoding UDP-glucose 6-dehydrogenase — MNICCIGAGYVGGPTMAMIAKKATFCKVTVVDINQARIDAWNSAELPVYEPGLEEVVRECRGKNLFFSTDVDQAIRDADIIFVSVNTPTKTYGVGAGRAADLRYLELCARRIAEVAQGDKIIVEKSTLPVRTAESLKRVLHSNSNGYRFEVLSNPEFLAEGTAISDLEAPDRVLIGGDDTPSGQAAVETLVKVYNAWVPRERILTTNLWSSELTKLVSNALLAQRISSVNSISALCEATGADIDEVAFAAGKDTRIGPKFLKASVGFGGSCFQKDILNLVYLCEYYGLKEVAEYWESVVKINDWQKDRFVRSMIRTMFNTISGKKIAVLGFAFKKDTNDTRESAAIRVCASLLAEQAEVAVYDPQVTEKGIRDDLVYAGVPESQLARLSVVDDPYAALDQAHALAVLTEWDEFKSFDYDRIFTGMKKPAFAFDGRNILDRAKLREIGFEVHAIGKP; from the coding sequence ATGAATATCTGCTGTATCGGAGCGGGCTATGTCGGGGGACCGACAATGGCCATGATCGCAAAGAAGGCGACCTTCTGCAAAGTGACGGTCGTCGATATCAATCAGGCGCGCATCGATGCGTGGAACTCCGCCGAACTGCCAGTCTACGAGCCGGGTCTCGAAGAGGTTGTTCGCGAGTGCCGTGGCAAGAACCTGTTTTTTTCCACAGACGTCGATCAGGCGATCCGCGATGCAGATATTATTTTCGTAAGTGTGAACACGCCGACGAAGACATACGGCGTGGGCGCTGGTCGCGCGGCGGATCTGCGTTATCTCGAGCTGTGCGCCCGACGCATCGCCGAGGTCGCTCAAGGCGACAAGATCATCGTGGAAAAATCGACTCTCCCAGTGCGCACGGCGGAGTCGCTCAAGCGCGTCCTGCATTCCAACAGCAACGGATACCGCTTTGAGGTGTTGTCGAATCCAGAGTTTCTCGCCGAGGGTACCGCCATCAGCGACCTTGAGGCCCCGGATCGCGTGCTCATCGGTGGTGACGATACGCCGAGCGGACAGGCTGCGGTCGAGACGCTGGTCAAGGTGTACAATGCCTGGGTGCCGCGCGAGCGCATCCTCACGACGAACCTGTGGTCTTCCGAACTGACCAAGCTCGTCTCCAACGCCCTCCTGGCACAGCGTATTTCCTCGGTGAACTCGATCTCCGCGCTTTGCGAGGCGACGGGTGCAGACATCGATGAGGTGGCCTTCGCCGCCGGCAAGGATACGCGCATCGGGCCGAAATTCCTCAAGGCGTCCGTCGGCTTCGGCGGATCGTGCTTCCAGAAGGACATTCTAAATCTTGTCTACCTCTGCGAATACTACGGCCTGAAGGAAGTGGCCGAGTATTGGGAAAGCGTGGTCAAGATCAATGACTGGCAGAAGGATCGCTTCGTACGCAGCATGATCCGTACAATGTTCAATACCATCTCCGGGAAGAAAATCGCCGTCCTCGGGTTTGCCTTCAAGAAGGACACGAACGACACGCGCGAATCCGCTGCGATCCGCGTCTGCGCTTCGCTGCTCGCCGAGCAGGCTGAGGTGGCGGTCTACGATCCGCAGGTGACAGAGAAAGGCATCCGCGACGACCTCGTCTACGCCGGCGTGCCGGAGTCGCAGCTCGCCCGTCTCTCCGTGGTGGACGACCCTTACGCGGCCCTCGATCAAGCCCACGCCCTGGCCGTCTTGACAGAATGGGATGAGTTCAAGAGCTTTGACTACGATCGCATTTTCACGGGCATGAAGAAGCCCGCGTTCGCCTTCGACGGTCGCAATATCCTCGACCGGGCGAAGCTCCGTGAGATCGGCTTTGAGGTCCACGCCATCGGCAAGCCCTAA
- a CDS encoding UDP-glucuronic acid decarboxylase family protein encodes MRILVTGGAGFLGSHLCDRLIAGGHDVLCLDNFFTGRKSNIEHLLGNPRFELIRHDVIDPFKFEVDQIYNLACPASPPHYQYNPIKTIKTSVMGAINCLGLAKRTKARVFQASTSEVYGDPNIHPQTEDYWGNVNPIGRRSCYDEGKRCAETLFFDYHRENKVDIRVVRIFNTYGPRMHPNDGRVVSNFIVQALRGEDITIYGDGSQTRSFCYVDDLIEGFLRLMNQELTVGPVNIGNPGEFTMLELAKLVLEIVGGSSKIVHLPLPSDDPKQRRPDITLAKKYLGWEPTVPLVEGLRRTVEYFRKEIQAG; translated from the coding sequence TTGCGTATCCTGGTTACTGGCGGAGCGGGTTTTTTAGGCTCTCACCTTTGCGATCGGTTGATCGCTGGCGGGCATGACGTGTTGTGCCTCGACAATTTTTTCACGGGCCGGAAATCCAATATCGAGCATCTGCTTGGCAATCCGCGCTTTGAGTTGATCCGGCATGATGTGATCGACCCATTCAAATTTGAGGTCGATCAGATCTACAATCTCGCCTGCCCAGCCTCGCCGCCGCACTACCAGTACAATCCGATCAAGACCATCAAGACCTCAGTGATGGGGGCGATCAACTGCCTCGGCTTGGCCAAGCGCACGAAAGCGCGTGTCTTTCAGGCCTCAACCTCCGAGGTTTACGGCGACCCGAACATACATCCGCAGACCGAGGACTATTGGGGCAATGTGAATCCGATCGGTCGCCGCTCGTGCTACGACGAGGGCAAGCGCTGCGCCGAGACACTGTTTTTCGATTACCATCGGGAGAACAAGGTCGACATCCGCGTGGTCCGCATCTTCAACACCTACGGTCCGCGCATGCACCCGAATGACGGGCGCGTCGTGTCGAACTTCATCGTGCAGGCCCTGCGCGGTGAGGACATCACCATCTACGGCGATGGCTCGCAGACCCGGTCATTTTGCTACGTGGACGATCTCATCGAGGGATTCCTCCGGCTCATGAACCAGGAGCTCACCGTAGGGCCGGTGAACATCGGCAATCCGGGCGAGTTTACGATGCTGGAACTGGCGAAACTCGTCCTCGAGATCGTAGGTGGATCTTCTAAAATCGTCCATCTGCCGCTGCCCTCGGATGATCCGAAGCAGCGCCGGCCCGACATCACGCTTGCGAAGAAATACCTGGGTTGGGAGCCGACCGTGCCGCTGGTCGAGGGCTTGCGGCGTACAGTCGAGTACTTCCGCAAGGAGATCCAGGCAGGCTAA
- a CDS encoding PhzF family phenazine biosynthesis protein produces MKVPYFHVDAFASEMFRGNPAGVCLLRETTDDATLQRIAFENNLSETAFVLPHGEEFSIRWFTPTVEVDLCGHATLAAAHVLVTEARCHAPLHFDSASGILGVSAEGDRLVLDFPTLPGKSATATRMLTEALGADPCEVHKAEDFLCVYDRAEDILSLSPDMAAIAALDARGVIVTAPGHDCDFVSRFFAPGCGIPEDPVTGSAHCTLAPYWAERLGKTTFFARQVSSRGGELWCELVDDRVRIGGRCVTYMRGEIAI; encoded by the coding sequence GTGAAGGTTCCTTATTTCCATGTGGATGCGTTTGCTTCGGAGATGTTCCGGGGGAATCCGGCGGGTGTGTGTTTGCTACGTGAGACGACTGATGACGCGACGTTGCAGCGAATCGCATTTGAAAACAACCTTTCGGAAACTGCCTTTGTGCTGCCGCATGGGGAGGAGTTTTCCATTCGCTGGTTCACGCCGACGGTGGAGGTGGACCTGTGCGGCCATGCCACGCTGGCGGCAGCGCATGTGCTTGTGACCGAGGCTCGTTGCCATGCTCCACTTCATTTTGATTCCGCAAGCGGGATACTCGGCGTATCGGCGGAAGGAGATCGCCTGGTGCTGGATTTCCCGACACTCCCGGGAAAATCCGCAACGGCCACGAGGATGCTGACCGAGGCGCTGGGAGCCGATCCATGCGAGGTTCACAAGGCAGAGGATTTTCTCTGCGTTTACGATCGGGCGGAGGACATCCTGTCCTTGAGTCCGGACATGGCAGCGATAGCCGCTCTGGATGCCCGCGGGGTGATCGTGACTGCGCCGGGGCACGACTGCGACTTTGTCTCGCGCTTCTTTGCCCCGGGGTGCGGCATTCCCGAGGACCCGGTGACGGGGTCGGCTCATTGTACGCTTGCGCCGTATTGGGCCGAGCGGCTGGGAAAAACCACATTTTTTGCGAGGCAGGTCTCCTCCCGCGGGGGCGAGCTGTGGTGCGAACTGGTTGATGACCGGGTGCGGATCGGAGGACGGTGTGTCACCTACATGCGCGGAGAGATTGCGATTTGA
- a CDS encoding VOC family protein produces the protein MQFAYTILYVSNVAASLAHYEAAYGFTTRFLHESSTYGELETGATTLGFAARELGEENFPGGVETPDCKRRPFPSEIAFATPDVDSAYQRAIAAGAIAVAPPKLKPWGQTVAYVRDIDGHLLELCTPIG, from the coding sequence ATGCAATTCGCCTACACGATCCTGTACGTATCAAATGTCGCTGCCTCTCTCGCCCATTATGAAGCAGCCTACGGATTTACCACTCGGTTCCTGCATGAAAGCAGCACGTACGGGGAACTGGAAACCGGGGCGACCACGCTCGGCTTTGCGGCGCGAGAACTCGGTGAGGAGAATTTTCCGGGCGGCGTGGAAACTCCGGATTGCAAGCGTCGCCCCTTTCCAAGTGAGATTGCTTTCGCCACGCCCGATGTGGACAGCGCCTACCAGCGCGCCATTGCCGCCGGGGCCATCGCAGTGGCACCTCCCAAGCTGAAGCCCTGGGGCCAGACCGTCGCCTATGTTCGCGACATCGACGGCCATCTCCTCGAGCTTTGTACCCCGATCGGTTAG
- a CDS encoding glutamate--tRNA ligase family protein codes for MSGGCTYRGRIAPTPTGYLHVGHAATFRRAAERCEAAGGTMVFRLEDLDPLRCKPEYCDAALEDLRWLGLTWTEGPDVGGPCGPYRQSERRPHFLAAWRALRDGGWIYPCARSRKEVATSALAPHEEEPVFPPGWRVPVAQAREWADPAGTNWRFRVPDGEAVEFVDGHFGQTRRVAGVDFGDFLIWNRDNVPAYELAVVVDDIAMGITEVVRGADLLTSTARQLLLCRALGAPAPGFYHCPLVVDELGRRLAKRTGALALRTLREQGATPQSLWDRLKNGMF; via the coding sequence ATGAGCGGCGGATGCACATATCGCGGGCGCATTGCGCCCACGCCGACGGGCTACTTGCATGTCGGGCATGCGGCGACGTTTCGCCGGGCGGCGGAGCGGTGTGAGGCGGCTGGCGGGACGATGGTTTTCCGGCTGGAGGATCTGGACCCGCTGCGTTGCAAGCCGGAGTATTGCGACGCGGCGCTGGAGGACTTGCGCTGGCTCGGGCTCACCTGGACCGAGGGGCCGGATGTCGGCGGACCCTGCGGGCCGTACCGGCAGAGCGAACGCCGCCCGCATTTTCTCGCGGCATGGCGAGCCCTGCGCGACGGCGGATGGATTTATCCCTGTGCTCGCTCGCGCAAGGAGGTGGCGACGTCGGCGCTGGCACCGCATGAGGAGGAGCCGGTTTTTCCGCCGGGATGGCGTGTTCCCGTCGCGCAGGCGCGCGAATGGGCGGACCCGGCGGGAACGAACTGGCGGTTCCGCGTGCCGGATGGCGAGGCGGTGGAGTTTGTGGATGGACACTTCGGCCAGACTCGGCGTGTGGCCGGAGTGGATTTCGGCGATTTCCTGATCTGGAACCGTGACAATGTCCCGGCCTACGAACTGGCTGTGGTGGTCGACGACATCGCGATGGGCATCACGGAGGTGGTGCGTGGCGCAGACCTGCTGACCTCCACGGCGCGGCAGCTATTGCTTTGCCGGGCGCTTGGGGCGCCAGCTCCGGGATTTTACCACTGCCCCCTGGTCGTCGACGAACTCGGACGGCGTCTGGCGAAACGCACCGGAGCGCTGGCTTTACGGACGCTGAGGGAACAGGGAGCGACTCCCCAGAGTCTCTGGGACCGGTTAAAAAATGGGATGTTTTAG
- a CDS encoding pyrimidine/purine nucleoside phosphorylase: protein MEFSPVTAVAKANVYFDGGVVSHAIIFPDGERKTLGIIREGSYHFGTEAAENMKITDGACNVMFDGTTEYKTFSAGEEFDVAANSGFTIAVTKGLCQYVCSYLK, encoded by the coding sequence ATGGAATTTTCTCCCGTGACGGCGGTGGCCAAGGCCAATGTGTACTTCGATGGCGGCGTGGTGTCGCATGCGATCATTTTCCCCGATGGCGAGCGCAAGACGCTCGGGATCATCCGGGAGGGGTCGTATCACTTCGGCACCGAGGCGGCGGAGAACATGAAGATCACCGACGGGGCGTGCAATGTGATGTTCGACGGGACGACGGAGTACAAGACGTTCTCGGCGGGCGAGGAATTTGACGTGGCGGCAAACTCGGGATTCACCATCGCGGTGACGAAGGGGCTTTGCCAATACGTCTGCTCGTACCTGAAATAA
- a CDS encoding type II secretion system protein: protein MKTRAFTLVELLIVVAIIGILAVLLMPAMQGILARGNEGKVVANLRQIGAALLSYASDHQQLLPAAHGTVPYQSTRDGDPLAWQQQLDSYIGFEEVTADSVGTRKVFSAPVCAFHTNSFFLGSFAAGYAASKESSSGEVVFAPMNLNRIQRPAMHVLGGEVGGHGYFADNDADKDDYGDNNPAFRSSGGKVVQILFADGHVAGFKAFDPTRMTVRYEGVKEDGTGYTYFDP, encoded by the coding sequence ATGAAAACCCGAGCCTTTACCTTGGTCGAGCTGCTCATCGTGGTGGCGATCATCGGCATCCTCGCCGTGCTGCTCATGCCTGCGATGCAGGGAATTCTCGCCCGTGGCAACGAAGGCAAGGTCGTGGCCAATCTCCGTCAGATCGGTGCGGCGCTCCTGAGTTACGCCTCCGATCACCAGCAGCTTCTTCCTGCCGCACATGGCACAGTGCCGTATCAAAGTACCCGCGACGGCGATCCGCTCGCCTGGCAGCAGCAGCTCGACTCCTACATCGGCTTTGAGGAGGTCACCGCCGATTCCGTCGGTACCCGCAAGGTCTTTAGCGCCCCGGTTTGCGCGTTTCATACCAACAGCTTTTTCCTCGGTAGCTTCGCGGCCGGATATGCCGCCTCAAAGGAATCAAGCTCGGGCGAGGTGGTCTTCGCTCCCATGAATCTCAACCGTATCCAGCGCCCGGCGATGCATGTCCTCGGCGGGGAGGTCGGGGGTCATGGGTACTTCGCCGACAACGACGCTGACAAGGACGACTATGGCGACAACAATCCTGCCTTCCGCAGTTCTGGCGGAAAGGTCGTTCAGATTCTCTTCGCCGATGGACACGTGGCTGGCTTCAAAGCCTTCGACCCCACCCGCATGACCGTCCGCTACGAAGGCGTGAAGGAAGACGGAACGGGGTATACATACTTCGATCCGTAA